A genomic region of Desulfosarcina ovata subsp. ovata contains the following coding sequences:
- the ltrA gene encoding group II intron reverse transcriptase/maturase: MRGQLLSGTYEPQPVRRVEIPKPGGGIRQLGIPTVLDRFIQQALLQVLQEEWDSTFSDFSYGFRPKRSAHQAIKQSQRYLKQGYRWVVDMDLEKFFDRVNHDKLMSVVLKRVRDRRVNDLIQSFLRSVVEHEGSLLKTEMGTPQGGPLSPLLANLLLDNLDRELERRGHRFVRYADDCNIYVRSKRAGTRVLRSISRFLNCHLKLSVNEAKSAVDRPWKRQFLGFTLSSRQNRRISLKAIKRFKDRIREITCRTRGRRIEVIVKELRRFMLGRHAYFNFTEVRHVLRELDAWIKRRLRCYLWKQWGRRGYWELRKRGVSRDLAWNTSKSAHGPWRLSRSPGLAFALPAKYFARLGLPRLFVKPT; encoded by the coding sequence ATCCGTGGTCAATTACTGAGCGGGACATATGAACCGCAACCAGTAAGACGAGTAGAAATACCTAAGCCTGGAGGAGGGATACGACAGCTTGGTATCCCCACCGTGCTGGATCGATTTATCCAGCAGGCATTATTGCAGGTATTGCAGGAAGAGTGGGACTCAACCTTTTCTGATTTCAGTTATGGATTCAGGCCCAAGAGGAGCGCCCACCAAGCCATTAAACAGTCCCAAAGGTATCTCAAACAGGGATATCGCTGGGTTGTTGACATGGATCTCGAGAAGTTTTTCGACCGAGTAAATCACGATAAGCTGATGAGCGTGGTCCTGAAACGTGTTAGAGATAGGCGGGTAAATGATCTGATTCAAAGTTTTCTACGATCCGTAGTAGAGCATGAAGGCAGTTTACTTAAAACGGAAATGGGAACTCCACAAGGAGGGCCGTTGTCTCCGTTGCTGGCTAACCTTCTGCTTGATAATCTGGATCGTGAACTGGAGCGACGAGGTCACCGGTTTGTGCGTTATGCGGATGACTGTAACATCTATGTCAGAAGTAAACGGGCCGGAACGAGGGTTTTGCGAAGTATCAGCCGATTTTTGAATTGTCACTTAAAGCTCTCAGTTAATGAGGCAAAAAGTGCGGTTGATCGGCCATGGAAACGTCAGTTTCTAGGGTTTACTCTCAGTTCTCGCCAGAACAGACGCATTAGCTTGAAGGCGATCAAACGTTTCAAGGATAGGATTAGAGAAATCACCTGTCGAACACGTGGTAGACGTATCGAAGTAATTGTGAAGGAGCTTCGCCGGTTTATGTTAGGCCGGCATGCGTACTTTAATTTCACAGAGGTGCGGCACGTTCTAAGAGAACTGGACGCCTGGATTAAAAGACGTCTTCGGTGTTACCTCTGGAAGCAATGGGGTCGCCGTGGCTATTGGGAGTTGAGAAAGCGTGGAGTGAGTAGAGATCTTGCTTGGAATACGTCGAAATCGGCGCATGGTCCATGGAGGCTGAGCCGCAGTCCGGGTTTAGCTTTTGCATTACCGGCAAAGTATTTCGCACGTCTAGGATTGCCAAGACTGTTTGTAAAACCGACTTAA
- a CDS encoding type II toxin-antitoxin system HicA family toxin, whose protein sequence is MKRRDLERRLRISGCYLKREGASHSLWINPKNGTIEAVPRHNEIKEPLAKKILKNLGAE, encoded by the coding sequence ATGAAACGACGAGACTTAGAGCGCCGGTTGAGAATTTCGGGTTGCTACTTGAAGAGAGAGGGCGCTTCACATTCACTTTGGATCAACCCAAAGAATGGAACGATTGAAGCTGTCCCCAGACACAATGAAATAAAAGAACCATTGGCAAAAAAGATCTTGAAGAATCTGGGTGCAGAATAA
- a CDS encoding type II toxin-antitoxin system HicB family antitoxin, translating to MKAEFTAIIETAPEGGFWAICPEVPGANGQGETIEETKTNLRQAIELIFEDRKTDILRGLPNDAIQDKVLIG from the coding sequence ATGAAGGCAGAATTCACAGCAATCATAGAGACTGCACCTGAAGGCGGCTTCTGGGCTATCTGTCCTGAGGTGCCTGGCGCCAACGGACAGGGCGAAACGATAGAGGAAACCAAGACTAATTTGCGACAGGCCATTGAGTTAATTTTTGAAGATCGAAAGACTGACATTCTTCGGGGCTTACCAAATGACGCAATCCAAGATAAGGTACTGATAGGATGA